The following are encoded in a window of Halosolutus halophilus genomic DNA:
- a CDS encoding lipopolysaccharide biosynthesis protein yields MSRGDEETIPDEEREALLTIAHGAVVTSGGISGQRVLTTAVEVVLARGLGPMAYGVYAMAWRIAQILVRIVTFGSVPVLQRYVPAYERTPKRQSVIVGLAYATTVGFGVVLAVSVWRLAPRINELTVDQPSFVRTMRGFGVLVLLLGVVTIVSGSFRAVGSARGEVVFNKLLRPGVRLVCATAALALGYSVVGVTGAIVISAGVLAAFAVPIAAHVTGIVPSLREARSELRRFYDHAAPVAMSSLGKVFQNRVDVLLVGLLLTTVSAGVYNALLVLIAIAWIPLQSFNQLLPPVASGLYADDRIEVLNEIYTSVAQLIVTTVVPVLAVLTVYGRELLALFGPTYTQGYVPLVVYLGGVFVGSAVGATGWLLMMTDHQYARMLLDWVLAALNIALTYTFIVQFGLVGAALGTSFAISIQNGIQVLLLRRFEGLWPFDRTLLTPIAAGGVTLLVMWAIRVSVSSSLAPVIGSVAGVVAYIVSLHVLGIDPRDRLVVRELVDRYRADLTDTLKTATQST; encoded by the coding sequence GTGAGTCGAGGCGACGAAGAAACGATTCCGGACGAGGAGCGAGAAGCCCTCCTGACTATCGCTCACGGTGCCGTCGTCACGTCCGGAGGCATTTCCGGACAACGAGTATTGACGACGGCCGTCGAGGTCGTCCTCGCGCGAGGCCTCGGTCCGATGGCGTACGGCGTGTACGCGATGGCATGGCGGATCGCACAGATACTCGTCCGGATCGTGACCTTCGGGAGCGTGCCCGTGCTTCAGCGATACGTTCCCGCGTACGAAAGAACGCCGAAGCGCCAGTCGGTCATCGTCGGGTTAGCGTACGCGACGACGGTCGGATTTGGCGTCGTACTGGCGGTCAGTGTCTGGCGATTGGCCCCCCGGATCAACGAACTCACCGTCGACCAGCCGTCGTTCGTGCGGACGATGCGCGGGTTCGGAGTCCTCGTGTTGTTGCTCGGCGTCGTCACGATCGTCTCCGGAAGCTTCCGGGCAGTCGGCTCCGCCCGCGGCGAAGTCGTGTTCAACAAGTTGCTCCGCCCGGGGGTTCGGCTCGTCTGTGCGACCGCGGCACTCGCCCTCGGATACTCGGTAGTCGGAGTCACCGGCGCGATCGTCATCAGCGCGGGCGTACTCGCGGCGTTCGCCGTCCCGATAGCGGCGCATGTGACGGGAATCGTGCCGTCCCTGCGCGAGGCGCGAAGTGAGCTTCGACGATTCTACGATCATGCGGCTCCCGTCGCGATGAGTAGCCTCGGAAAAGTGTTCCAGAACCGCGTCGACGTGCTTCTGGTGGGGCTGTTGCTGACGACGGTTTCGGCCGGCGTGTACAACGCCCTCCTCGTGTTGATAGCGATCGCGTGGATCCCGCTGCAGTCGTTCAACCAGCTGTTACCGCCGGTCGCATCGGGACTGTACGCCGACGATCGGATCGAGGTACTCAACGAGATTTACACGTCCGTCGCGCAGCTGATCGTCACCACGGTCGTCCCCGTTCTCGCCGTACTAACCGTGTACGGGCGGGAACTCCTCGCGCTGTTCGGCCCAACGTACACGCAGGGGTACGTTCCACTGGTCGTGTATCTCGGCGGCGTGTTCGTCGGCAGTGCCGTGGGGGCGACCGGGTGGCTACTGATGATGACCGACCATCAGTACGCTCGAATGCTGCTCGACTGGGTCCTCGCCGCGCTCAACATCGCGTTGACGTACACGTTCATCGTACAGTTCGGCCTCGTCGGTGCCGCCCTCGGCACTTCGTTTGCGATCTCCATTCAGAACGGAATTCAGGTTCTCCTCCTCCGACGGTTCGAGGGCCTGTGGCCGTTCGACCGAACGCTCCTCACGCCGATCGCGGCTGGTGGCGTCACGCTGCTCGTCATGTGGGCGATCCGCGTCAGCGTTTCAAGTAGTCTCGCCCCCGTAATCGGCAGTGTCGCTGGGGTTGTCGCCTACATCGTGTCGCTCCACGTGCTCGGTATCGATCCTCGCGATCGACTCGTCGTTCGCGAACTCGTCGATCGGTATCGGGCCGACCTGACCGATACGCTAAAAACGGCTACTCAATCCACGTAG
- a CDS encoding long-chain fatty acid--CoA ligase, whose product MGGYDQTLKPFLWRAERLHPEQEVVSRTHEGIVRNTYSEYGDRTRQLANALEEAGVGDGDRVGTFCWNHHRHAEVYFAAPNIGGQLHTINPLLPPEHVQYIVQNAEDKVLFVDQSLLEPFEAAYDEEAFESVEQFVVMGSDVPETSLEPVTDYESFVGDQDDEYDWPELDEENPAGMCYTSGTTGKPKGVEYTQQMLWAHTMATLTPQGLGIEEDDVVMPVVPMFHVNAWGLPFSTTAAGAKHVYPGPSPDPADLVQLIEEEGVTMTAGVPTVWLGVLEYIAENDADLSSLDRIVIGGSAAPESLIRQYDDMGVEVVHAWGMTEMSPIGSVAHLKADLEDIPKEEQYAKQAKQGLIVPGLEFKVVDDDGNEIPWNGEDFGELLVRGPWVTDSYFKRPEANEEDFEGSWLKTGDIVTVDEDGYIKIVDRAKDVIKSGGEWISSQELENAIMAHEDVSEATVVGAPHEKWQERPVAFVVPTDDDAIDEDAFLEEINAFLAEDYPDWWTPDAVVHIDEVPKTATGKFDKKTLREQHEIESLLED is encoded by the coding sequence ATGGGAGGATACGACCAGACACTGAAGCCGTTTCTGTGGCGTGCCGAGCGCCTCCACCCCGAGCAGGAGGTCGTCTCGCGCACCCACGAGGGGATCGTCCGCAACACCTACAGCGAGTACGGCGATCGAACGCGACAGCTCGCGAACGCCCTCGAGGAGGCGGGCGTGGGGGACGGCGACCGGGTCGGGACGTTCTGCTGGAACCACCACCGGCACGCCGAAGTCTACTTCGCGGCCCCGAACATCGGCGGCCAGCTACACACGATCAACCCGCTGCTCCCGCCGGAACACGTCCAGTACATCGTCCAGAACGCCGAGGACAAGGTGCTGTTCGTCGACCAGTCGCTGCTCGAGCCGTTCGAGGCGGCCTACGACGAGGAGGCCTTCGAGAGCGTCGAACAGTTCGTCGTCATGGGCTCGGACGTCCCCGAGACCAGTCTCGAACCGGTCACCGACTACGAGTCGTTCGTCGGCGATCAGGACGACGAGTACGACTGGCCCGAACTCGACGAGGAGAACCCCGCCGGGATGTGTTACACCTCGGGGACCACGGGCAAGCCGAAGGGGGTCGAGTACACCCAGCAGATGCTCTGGGCGCACACGATGGCAACTCTGACCCCGCAGGGCCTCGGCATCGAGGAGGACGACGTCGTCATGCCCGTCGTCCCGATGTTCCACGTCAACGCGTGGGGGCTGCCGTTCTCCACCACGGCCGCCGGCGCGAAACACGTCTACCCCGGGCCGTCGCCCGATCCCGCCGACCTGGTCCAGTTGATCGAGGAGGAAGGCGTCACGATGACCGCCGGCGTCCCGACCGTCTGGCTCGGCGTCCTCGAGTACATAGCGGAGAACGACGCCGACCTCTCGAGCCTCGATCGCATCGTCATCGGCGGCTCCGCCGCCCCGGAGAGCCTCATCCGGCAGTACGACGACATGGGCGTCGAGGTCGTCCACGCCTGGGGGATGACCGAGATGTCCCCGATCGGGTCGGTCGCCCACCTCAAGGCCGACCTCGAGGACATCCCGAAGGAAGAACAGTACGCGAAGCAGGCCAAGCAAGGCCTGATCGTCCCCGGCCTCGAGTTCAAGGTCGTCGACGACGACGGCAACGAGATCCCCTGGAACGGCGAGGACTTCGGCGAACTCCTCGTTCGCGGTCCGTGGGTGACCGACTCCTACTTCAAGCGCCCCGAGGCCAACGAGGAGGACTTCGAGGGGTCGTGGCTCAAGACCGGCGACATCGTCACCGTCGACGAGGACGGCTACATCAAGATCGTCGATCGCGCGAAAGACGTGATCAAGAGCGGCGGCGAGTGGATCTCCTCGCAGGAACTCGAGAACGCCATCATGGCCCACGAGGACGTCAGCGAGGCGACCGTCGTCGGCGCGCCACACGAGAAGTGGCAGGAACGACCGGTCGCGTTCGTCGTCCCGACGGACGACGACGCGATCGACGAGGACGCGTTCCTCGAGGAGATCAACGCGTTCCTCGCGGAGGACTACCCGGACTGGTGGACCCCTGACGCCGTCGTTCACATCGACGAGGTGCCGAAGACCGCCACGGGCAAGTTCGACAAGAAGACGCTGCGCGAGCAACACGAGATCGAGTCGCTGCTCGAGGACTGA
- a CDS encoding tryptophanase, translated as MVAYRTKMVERIRLPSREQRERTLAEAGYNVFNVPAEDVYIDLLTDSGTGAMSDEQWAALVRADEAYAGSRSFDRLESAVADVMGFEHVIPAHQGRGAENVLYGTLLSTGDVALNNTHFDTTRAHVANQDADPIDCPVDEAYDFESDAPFGGNLSLDRAREVVDEVGAERVPLVIQTITNNSAAGQPVSVENTRRVRAFADEIDATFVVDACRFAENAYFVKQREDEFANASVAEIAREQLSYADAVVMSGKKDGLVNAGGFVATDDPDLFERCKQRAILYEGFLTYGGMAGRDVAAMAVGLREAVEEAYVADRVEQVREFGSLLGETGVPVATGGHAVYLDAGAVLSHLSSDVFPGQALVCELYREGGIRGVELGSFAFPETDRPELVRLAVPRRTYHREHFDHVVETVETVLEARSEVGGLQLATEPAIPELRHFTADLEPVPS; from the coding sequence ATGGTCGCGTACCGGACGAAGATGGTCGAACGGATCAGGCTCCCGTCGCGGGAGCAACGTGAACGAACGCTCGCGGAGGCCGGCTACAACGTTTTCAACGTTCCCGCCGAGGACGTGTACATCGATCTGTTGACCGACAGCGGCACCGGCGCGATGAGCGACGAGCAGTGGGCCGCGCTCGTCCGGGCGGACGAGGCGTACGCCGGCTCGCGGAGCTTCGATCGGCTCGAGTCGGCCGTCGCGGACGTGATGGGCTTCGAGCACGTGATCCCGGCCCACCAGGGTCGGGGCGCGGAGAACGTCCTCTACGGCACGCTGCTCTCGACCGGGGACGTCGCCCTGAACAACACCCACTTCGACACCACGCGGGCCCACGTCGCGAACCAGGACGCCGACCCGATCGATTGCCCGGTCGACGAGGCCTACGACTTCGAGAGCGACGCCCCCTTCGGGGGGAACCTCTCGCTCGATCGGGCCCGGGAGGTCGTCGACGAAGTCGGTGCGGAACGGGTCCCGCTGGTCATCCAGACGATCACGAACAACTCGGCGGCGGGCCAGCCGGTCAGCGTCGAGAACACCCGTCGCGTGCGGGCGTTCGCGGACGAGATCGACGCGACGTTCGTCGTCGACGCCTGCCGGTTCGCGGAGAACGCCTACTTCGTCAAGCAGCGCGAAGACGAGTTCGCGAACGCTTCGGTGGCCGAGATCGCACGCGAACAGCTCTCGTACGCCGACGCCGTCGTGATGAGCGGCAAGAAAGACGGGCTGGTAAACGCCGGCGGGTTCGTCGCGACCGACGACCCCGACCTCTTCGAACGATGCAAACAGCGGGCGATCCTCTACGAGGGGTTCCTGACCTACGGCGGGATGGCCGGTCGCGACGTCGCGGCGATGGCCGTCGGACTGCGCGAGGCCGTCGAGGAGGCCTACGTGGCCGATCGGGTCGAACAGGTTCGCGAGTTCGGGTCGCTGCTCGGGGAGACCGGCGTCCCGGTCGCCACCGGCGGCCACGCGGTGTATCTCGACGCCGGGGCCGTCCTCTCGCACCTCTCGTCCGACGTGTTCCCCGGCCAGGCGCTCGTCTGCGAACTCTACCGCGAGGGCGGCATCCGCGGCGTCGAACTGGGGAGCTTCGCGTTCCCGGAGACCGATCGTCCCGAACTGGTCAGACTCGCGGTGCCGCGACGGACCTATCACCGGGAGCACTTCGACCACGTCGTCGAGACGGTCGAGACGGTCCTCGAGGCGCGATCGGAGGTCGGCGGGCTCCAGCTCGCGACCGAGCCGGCGATTCCCGAACTCAGACACTTCACCGCCGACCTCGAACCGGTGCCGTCGTAA